The sequence CGAATGCGATAACGGGCCAGATCGGGATTGTAGAAAGCCGGCACGGGAAAGCGGCCGGCGGCGACGTCGTCCGGGTCCGGCAGGCGGGTTGCCGCCGCATCTCGGGTGTTGACCCAGTGGAAGTTGCTGTTGAACAGCACGTAGCGGCCGAACCGGGCCTGGTAGGCGGCGGCGCGCTGGCGGTAGATCTCCCGCAAGGGGGTGCGCAGCAGATCGAAGCGGGGGTTGCCAGTGATGTGGATCCGTGACGCGTCGCCCAGTTCCTCACGCCAGATGGCGGCATTGGCCGGGCCCCAGGCGAACAGGGCCTGGGGGATGCGGATGGTGTCCCGGCCGATTCTGCGGGTGCGGTAGATTTCCGGGGAATAGATCACCAGCCCCTCCTCGTCCAGTGCCGTGATGCAGTGCCCCATGTCACGCAGCCAGCGATAGCGCTTTCCCACCGATTGGGTGATCGTGCGTCCCAGATAGACCAGGGGCGGCAGGGTGTGGGCGGTCCGTTTGGAATGTTTATGATTGCCGAGCCAGACCTGGTGTCCCCGTTCTGCGAGGAGGCAGGCGAGGAGGATGGTGGCGTCCAGTTCTCTGGCCTTGATTTCGATCGGGAGGAAAAAGGAACGATGTGCAGTCATTTTTCGTAATGCAAAGGTTCGGTGGCGAGCAGGTCGGCGATGCGCTCACCGGCACGGCCGTCACCGTACAGGTGGCTCGGCTGGGGGCGTGGTTGTCGTTTGACCGTTTCGATCGCAGCGAGGATTTGGCGGCGGTCGTGGTCGATGTCGATGACGTTGGGAGCCCGGTCGCGGTTCTGCTGGCGTTTGCCGATGTTGACGGCAGGGACGCCGAGGAAGGCACACTCGCGGATGCCGACGCTGGAGTTGCCCACGATCGCCAGGGAATGGTACACCAGCCGCAGAAAATCGTCGGGCGGCAGATTCTTGAAGAAATGGATGTTCTGCGGCCGGTAACGTTCCCGAAAGGCGCGGATGGCGTGGGAGGTAGCGTCGGAGCCGGCATCGATGTTGGGCCAGAACCAGAAGGTGGGGATGCCGCTTTGGTGGACGGCGTGCAGCGTTTCCTCCGCCTGAAAGCCGGCGGCTTCCGGTTCGGTGGTGACCGGGTGCTGGAGCACGACCAAATAGGGCTGATGCCAGTCGAAAGTGGGGCCGACGCCCTTGTAGGCGGCGAACAGATCGACCTTGATTTCCGGATCGCGAAGGATGCGGGCGGCCAGATCGATGGAAGGGCAGCCGGTGACGTGAACGGTGGCGGGTTCTTCTCCCATGGCGATCACCCGCCGGCGTGCCGGTTCGGATGCCACCAGGTGGAGGTCGGCCAGTTTGGTGATGGCGTGGCGCACCTTGTTGTCGATGTTGCCGGTGATCTCCCCGCCCTGGATGTGCACCAGCGGAATGTTCATGTAGGCGGCGGCCACGGCGGTGGACAGGGTTTCGAAGCGGTCGGCGATGGTTACCACCGCATCCGGCGCCAGCGCCTGGAACGCCGAAGTCAGCTCGATGATGCCCAGACCGGTGGATTTCGCGGCGGTGACCAGATTGCCGCCTTCGAGCATGGTGTGGAGCTTGTAATCGATGCTGAAACCTTCGGCCTCGATCACCCGGTCGGGAAAACCGAAACGCTCCAGGATGGCGGAAGCGGCGGTGATCACCTGAAGTTCCAGCTTTGGATGTTCCCGGATCGCTTCCATGGCGGTGCGGATGCGGGCGTAGCTGGGACGGGCGGTGATGACGACGCAAATCTTGCGGCGGTGCATTAGTCCTCCAGATCCTCCGGCGTCAGGATGTGGTTTTCCGGTACGCTGTTGCGCAGGCGTCTGCCTATGAGGCGGTCGAAATCCCACGCCGGAATGCCGGTTCCCGGTTTCTTGGTGGTCAGGTGTCCGGCCTCGAGGCGGGTTCCGGCCGGGAGCGCCTGGCGGGTTACCACGCTCTTCATGAAGATGGGGCGCAAGGCTTCGACCGTCTCCGGCATCCGGTCCTTGTCCTGGGGGTGGGCCAGCATGGTTTCGATGAAGCGGATGCCTTCCACCAGCCGGGTCAGTTCCTCTATCGTCAGCGATGCGGGTACGTCAGGGCCGAACATGTGGCGGCTGAGGGTGACGTGGACCTCGACGACCTGGGCGCCCAGCACCGCCGCGGCCAGTCCCGGATAAATCGTGCCGGAATGATCCGAGAGACCGGCGGCGCCATAGCGTTCCCGGAACAGGACGACGTTGTTGATGCCGATGTGCTCAGGGCCGCAGGGGTATTCGGACGTGCATTGCAGCACCGCCAGGGGCGAGGAAAAGCCTCGCAGCCATGCCACGGTGCGGTCGATCTCCGCCAGCGGGCTCATCCCCGTGGACAGCAGCATGGGCAGCCCGGTGCGGGCCATGCGTTCGAGCAGGGGCTTGTTGGTGATCTCTCCGGAGGCGACTTTCCAGGCGGCCACGCCGATGCGGTCCAGGAGCTCGAAAGCCGGTTCCGAAAACGGGGAGCTGAGAAACAGCAGGCCCTTTTCCTCACAGTGGCGCTTGAGCCCGGCCCATTGCTCGGGGGTGAATTCCATCCGCTTCCAATAATCGTAACGGGTTTCGTCTTGAGGGCTGAAGCGGACCCGCCAAGGCTCGCCCGGCGTGCTTTCCGCCGCGGCGATGTGGGTCTGGAATTTCACCGCGTCGGCGCCGGTGGTGGCGATGGCGTCGATGAAGGCGTGGGCCATCCCCAGACTGCCGTCGTGGGCCTGGGCGACCTCGGCAATGACGGTACAGGCCGCCTTCTCAGAAGGCGTATGCAACCAGGTAGGTGGGATCATTTTGCAGAAGGTGGTGATTGTCGCAGAATCAGTTCGTCCCCGAGGGCGATGCCGAGGGGGAACCAGAAAACCGTCAGTACTTCTTTGACTTTGAAGCCGGGGTAAAACAGCTCCCATTCATTGGCCTGCATGGCCAGAAAAGCGAACGCCAGCAGCGGGACGGCCAGGCCGTCAAGCTGCATTTTCCGCCAGCCCCGATAACTGTAGCCAAGAGCGGTGCCGATCACAGCGACAATGGCCAGGACACCGGCGATTCCCAACGCACGGAAATGTCCCAGGAGCAGATTGTGGGCATCGCCGTAGTGGAAAGGGTGGCCGTCGATGGTGACGTTCCCGCCGGGATCGGAAAGCAGGCCGGAACCCAGAAAGGGATGTTGCAACGCTTGCAGGAAACTTGCCTGCCAGATGTAAGGACGGTAGGGAACGGAGCGGAAGATTTCACTTGCCCAGGCAGGTTCGGCCAGGTAAAGGATGCACAGAGAAACCAACAGGATGCCCAAGATGGCGGCCAGGCGGAGAACAAGAGACTTTGGATCGACGCCGGCCAATATCGCCGTGACGGGCAGGCAAACCAAGCAGGCGATCAGAATGCTGCGGCTCTGGGAGAGGGCCAGATACAAAAGCAGGGGTATTTGAAGCGCTAGATAGCGGTTTTGTCCAGTTGTCAGAAAAAGGTGGAAAGCCATGATTTGCGCCGCGGCGATGATGGCGGTGGAACGTATAGGGCTGTCTATCTGGCCGATGCCTTCCAGCCTCGACAAGGGAAAGGGATGGTCATGATACCAGACGCCCATATCGATTGCCGCCGCCAGGCTTGCGGCGATGACCAGGCTCGTTGCCAAGCTTGGGAAATCAGGCGTAAACCGCTGGCGGAAATAGGCGGTCGCAATCGTAAAATGAAGGATGAGGACGGTGTTTGAAATCAACTTGAAAACTATGTGCTCGTCAGAGGCCGTTGGAACGTGCGACCAGGCGATGCTGGCGAGCGCCAGGACCGTATAGAGGGAAATGAGGCGGAACAGCCGGCTGGCGGTAAGGGTGCGGAACCAGCCCTCTTGGACCATGATCCAGGTCAGGATTGGCAAAACGGTCAAGGCATAGAAGAATTCCATCCATTTGCTGCCGGGGAGAACGACGGCAAGCGGGATCAAGGTGAGGTAGGCTCGGTACCCCAACAGAGCGGGTCTGTGCATGCAAATGATGTCGTGCGGATGCCGGCATGGGCCGAAAAAATACAAACGGTTATTTTTGCCGCTGATACGTCCCGATCAACACCGCCTCCTCCAGAACATGCCCCTTCATCGCCTTCTCCAGCTTTTTCTTGGTCGGCGTGTCGAGATCCGGAAGCACGGTGTCGAGCGCATACAGCTTGAAGAAATAGCGGTGCCGTCCCCGGGGCGGACAGGGGCCGCCGTAGCCGGTGCGTTTCCAGTCGTTCAGCCCTTCTCTGGTGCCGGGGGGCAGCTGTTCGGAGGTGACGCCCTCCGGCAGTCCGGTCGCCGTGGGCGGGATATCGTACAGGATCCAGTGCACCCAGGTCATGATCGGGAAACGGGGATCGGGGGCGTCCGGATCGTCGACGATGAGGGCCAGGCTCTTGGCCTCGTCGGGAATACCGGACCACGTCAGAGGTGGGGAGATGTCTTCACCGTCACAGGTATACTTGACCGGGATCTCGCCGTTGTGGGAGAAGGCGGGGGATTTCAGGACCATGGTCACAGATTGCCTCCTGTCCGCGAGGACGTTGTGGGTGACCAGAAACAGCAGCAGGCAGCTGCAGAGGAAGCGGGCAAGTGCGTTCATGCGGAACGATGTTAATTTCCCTGCAGGGATGAATCAACCATGAACCGGACTTTTTTCGGTGAAATCGTGCGCCGGGTCGATCCCGGCTTCAGGCTTGCTGCTTACGCGCCGGTCACGGGGGGCTGCATCCACGAGGCCTGGCAGGTGACAGGTGGAAGCCGGCGTTATTTCGTCAAAACCGCCGAAGCCGCCCGTCTGCCGATGTTCGCCGCCGAGGCCGAAGGCCTGCGCGCTTTGGCTGAAACCAAAGCGGTGCGGGTGCCGGCGGTGCGCGATTGGGGGTGTCTGGACGGAAAAGCCTTCCTGATTCTCGAATGGTTGCCTTTGACCTGCCGGGATGGCGATGCCGATGCCCGCCTGGGTGAACGTCTGGCGCGGCTGCATCAGGTTCCGCAGCCGCGATACGGTTGGCCTTGCGATAACTTCATCGGCGCGACGCCGCAGCCCAACGGTTTTGCCGACGACTGGATCGCGTTCTGGCGCCGGCGCCGCCTGGGTTACCAGCTGGCGCTGGCGGCCAGGCGGGGATACGGCGGGAAAATTCAGGAACTCGGCGAGTGCTTGCTGGTCAATCTGGACGCCCTGTTCTCCGGCCACCGGCTGGTTCCCTCGCTGTTGCACGGGGACCTGTGGTCGGGGAACGCTGCGGCGCTTCCGGAGGGAGATCCGGTAGTCTATGACCCGGCCTGTTACTGGGGAGATCGGGAGGCCGATGTGGCCATGACCGAATTGTTCGGCGGTTTCGATGCGCGTTTTCACGCCGCCTACCGGGCGGCCTGGCCGCTGGATCCCGGCTACCCCGTCAGGCGGGATCTCTACAACCTCTATCATGTCCTCAACCATCTGAATCTCTTCGGAGACAGTTACCGCCGTCAGGCCGAAGTCCTGTTGGCGCGTCTGGTGGCGGAAATCCGTTGACCGGCTGAAGGAGGTGACGACGATGGAGATGTCCGAACGGTTGCAAACCGACGACCACGACAACATCGACCA comes from Methylomarinovum tepidoasis and encodes:
- the neuC gene encoding UDP-N-acetylglucosamine 2-epimerase; the protein is MHRRKICVVITARPSYARIRTAMEAIREHPKLELQVITAASAILERFGFPDRVIEAEGFSIDYKLHTMLEGGNLVTAAKSTGLGIIELTSAFQALAPDAVVTIADRFETLSTAVAAAYMNIPLVHIQGGEITGNIDNKVRHAITKLADLHLVASEPARRRVIAMGEEPATVHVTGCPSIDLAARILRDPEIKVDLFAAYKGVGPTFDWHQPYLVVLQHPVTTEPEAAGFQAEETLHAVHQSGIPTFWFWPNIDAGSDATSHAIRAFRERYRPQNIHFFKNLPPDDFLRLVYHSLAIVGNSSVGIRECAFLGVPAVNIGKRQQNRDRAPNVIDIDHDRRQILAAIETVKRQPRPQPSHLYGDGRAGERIADLLATEPLHYEK
- a CDS encoding N-acetylneuraminate synthase family protein, whose translation is MHTPSEKAACTVIAEVAQAHDGSLGMAHAFIDAIATTGADAVKFQTHIAAAESTPGEPWRVRFSPQDETRYDYWKRMEFTPEQWAGLKRHCEEKGLLFLSSPFSEPAFELLDRIGVAAWKVASGEITNKPLLERMARTGLPMLLSTGMSPLAEIDRTVAWLRGFSSPLAVLQCTSEYPCGPEHIGINNVVLFRERYGAAGLSDHSGTIYPGLAAAVLGAQVVEVHVTLSRHMFGPDVPASLTIEELTRLVEGIRFIETMLAHPQDKDRMPETVEALRPIFMKSVVTRQALPAGTRLEAGHLTTKKPGTGIPAWDFDRLIGRRLRNSVPENHILTPEDLED
- a CDS encoding O-antigen ligase family protein, with the translated sequence MIPLAVVLPGSKWMEFFYALTVLPILTWIMVQEGWFRTLTASRLFRLISLYTVLALASIAWSHVPTASDEHIVFKLISNTVLILHFTIATAYFRQRFTPDFPSLATSLVIAASLAAAIDMGVWYHDHPFPLSRLEGIGQIDSPIRSTAIIAAAQIMAFHLFLTTGQNRYLALQIPLLLYLALSQSRSILIACLVCLPVTAILAGVDPKSLVLRLAAILGILLVSLCILYLAEPAWASEIFRSVPYRPYIWQASFLQALQHPFLGSGLLSDPGGNVTIDGHPFHYGDAHNLLLGHFRALGIAGVLAIVAVIGTALGYSYRGWRKMQLDGLAVPLLAFAFLAMQANEWELFYPGFKVKEVLTVFWFPLGIALGDELILRQSPPSAK
- a CDS encoding YbhB/YbcL family Raf kinase inhibitor-like protein, which translates into the protein MNALARFLCSCLLLFLVTHNVLADRRQSVTMVLKSPAFSHNGEIPVKYTCDGEDISPPLTWSGIPDEAKSLALIVDDPDAPDPRFPIMTWVHWILYDIPPTATGLPEGVTSEQLPPGTREGLNDWKRTGYGGPCPPRGRHRYFFKLYALDTVLPDLDTPTKKKLEKAMKGHVLEEAVLIGTYQRQK
- a CDS encoding fructosamine kinase family protein, with product MNRTFFGEIVRRVDPGFRLAAYAPVTGGCIHEAWQVTGGSRRYFVKTAEAARLPMFAAEAEGLRALAETKAVRVPAVRDWGCLDGKAFLILEWLPLTCRDGDADARLGERLARLHQVPQPRYGWPCDNFIGATPQPNGFADDWIAFWRRRRLGYQLALAARRGYGGKIQELGECLLVNLDALFSGHRLVPSLLHGDLWSGNAAALPEGDPVVYDPACYWGDREADVAMTELFGGFDARFHAAYRAAWPLDPGYPVRRDLYNLYHVLNHLNLFGDSYRRQAEVLLARLVAEIR